A single genomic interval of Hevea brasiliensis isolate MT/VB/25A 57/8 chromosome 4, ASM3005281v1, whole genome shotgun sequence harbors:
- the LOC110642860 gene encoding heavy metal-associated isoprenylated plant protein 35 has protein sequence MAATTFGEEPYKALKCQTWVLKVSIHCQGCKRKVKKVLQGIDGVYTATVDSQQQRVTVTGNIEVETLIKKLIKTGKHAQIWPEKLSLSEEKESAKAKDMHKQKDANKGHDFNGNGRKKSVKFSEDGMTEKTKDVVKSLENAIEDMELPMVKNTAGENEGGGGGGVAKSEGKKKKKKGQKGDNGNNDAGSGSSSSGAAAGTGCETPGVGMDQLVGPSNLSPTCHESVPFPQGFIIPPVYASSYSMAYPRESPGPFYYVPLYAHPSRYNQMNPLDSFYYFSDENINGCFIM, from the exons ATGGCTGCAACAACATTTGGTGAAGAACCCTACAAAGCTCTAAAATGCCAG aCATGGGTCCTGAAGGTATCTATCCACTGCCAAGGTTGCAAAAGAAAGGTCAAGAAAGTTCTGCAAGGGATCGATG gTGTTTATACAGCAACAGTAGATTCACAGCAACAAAGAGTCACAGTTACAGGCAACATCGAAGTTGAGACCTTGATCAAGAAACTCATCAAAACAGGAAAGCATGCACAGATTTGGCCTGAAAAACTCTCCTTATCAGAGGAAAAAGAATCAGCCAAAGCAAAGGACATGCACAAGCAAAAGGACGCAAACAAAGGCCACGATTTCAATGGTAATGGAAGGAAAAAATCTGTTAAATTTAGTGAAGATGGAATGACTGAAAAGACAAAAGATGTCGTGAAGTCACTGGAAAATGCTATCGAGGATATGGAATTGCCGATGGTGAAGAACACTGCTGGTGAAAATGAGGGTGGGGGTGGTGGTGGGGTTGCCAAAAGTGAAggcaaaaagaagaaaaagaaggggCAAAAAGGTGATAATGGCAACAACGATGCAGGTTCAGGTTCATCGTCTTCTGGTGCAGCTGCAGGTACTGGATGTGAAACTCCGGGGGTAGGAATGGATCAACTAGTGGGCCCGAGTAATCTCAGCCCTACATGTCATGAATCGGTTCCCTTCCCACAAGGGTTCATCATTCCTCCGGTATACGCATCAAGTTACAGTATGGCATACCCTAGGGAAAGTCCTGGTCCTTTCTATTATGTTCCACTGTATGCACATCCAAGTAGATATAATCAAATGAACCCACTGGACTCTTTC